From Flaviflexus ciconiae:
TCACGTCACCCCGTCCATGTGACATTCGTCAGAACCGACAAACCGTACACGGGCACTCGGGTGCTCCGGTGCCGGCATGCTTCGACGGAGTAGGAGGGAGCAATTCTGCATGTGCTCTAGCCAAGCAATACTGGATAGCGACACTATCGGATAGTGAAGATATCTGAACTAGCGCAACAGGCCCATGTGCCGGTATCCGCGGTGAAGTACTACCAACGGGAGGGCCTCCTCCCGCCCGCTGACAAAACCGCACCCAATCAAACCGATTACACAGAAACTCATGTCCGGCGAGTGCGTCTTGTTCGGGCACTTCTTGGGGTGGGTGGCCTCACGGTTGCCGCCGCAAAAGAAATCATAGCCGCACTCGACACCAGCCCAACCTTCGACGTGTTCGGGATCGCCCAGTATGCAATGGGAGTTCCCAAAGCCTCAGGGGATGAGCCAAGCGAAAAAGCGCGGCAACGAATCTTAGATCTTGCCAATAAACAGGGTTGGGACATATCCGAAGGCAACCCGGGGTGGGCGATGGCGGCGAGGGCCCTCGAAGGCATGTGGACCATCGGAGTCGAACTCGATGGTGACTACCTGTCCGCATATGCCTCTGCCGCAAGCACTGTTGCGGCCGCGGATCTCGGTGCGCTTGCGAAACTTTCTGACCCGGATAGGCAAATTGAAGTTATGGTCGTTGGCGGCGTGCTCGGGCACCCGCTATTGATTGGCCTGCGCCGCCTGGCGCAGGAAGATAGCGGCCGGAAACTGTTCCCCTGTTCCGAGTAAGACACGACCTTAGAGCCAAGTCCGAGCGTGCGCGACCGAACTTTTAGACGACGCGGCTACGTCTCTCGACCGGGATGGACCGCCCTCACCAGAGAGACGACCCATGGGGAATCAAAACCACGTTGTCCTCGGAGGCAACGGAGTAACCGGAACGGAAACGATCAAGGCACTTGGGCCCAGGGGAGTCAACGCCATCTCCGTGGGACGGCGCTCGCACCCGGACCGGGCAGTGCGTTCCCATATCGCGGATGTCCTCGATCCTGATCAAGCCGCTCGCGCGCTTGCTGGTGCGGAGGTTGCCTATCTGACGGTCGGATTGCCCTACTCCGCCAAGAGCTGGCAGGAGCGGTGGCCACTCATCCTCGGGAACACCGTCGATGCTGCGACCAAGACTGGCACACACCTTGTCTACCTCGACAACGTGTACGCCTACGGCAAGGTCGATGGTCCAATGACGGAGCAGGTCCGAATAAGGCCATCCAGCAAGAAGGGGCAGGTGCGGGCCGAGGCTCTCGGCATGCTTGGCTCCGCGGCCAGGGAGCGGGGGCTGTCCTATTCCATAGCGCGTAGCTCCGACTTCTACGGGCCGGGTGCTTCCATGAGCGTGTTCAACATGTTTGCCATCGAACCGGCTGCCAAGGGAAAGAAGGGTTCGTGGATATTTAATGCCAACGTGCCGCACTCCCTGACCTATACCCCAGACACCGGGCAAGCGCTCGCCACACTGGGAACGGATCCGCGGGGGAGGAGCGGCACCTGGCACATCCCCACCGCACCCGCGTTGACCGGCAGGCAATGCCTGGAGATTCTGACGGGACCCGGGGTCGGCACGAAGGTCATGTCGCAGATGTACATGCGGATTGGTGGACTGTTCAACGAGGCCGCCAGGGAAACGTTGGAGATGGCGTACCAGTACACCTGCCCCCACATCCTCGACTCCCACTTGTTCGAGTCAACGTTTGGCGTGGCACCGACCCCTATAGAAGAGGGGATAGCTCAAACACTTCGTGCGGCCAGGGCTGAGCTACGGGAGCTGGATGCCACGAGTGCCTGAGAGGCAGCGGTGGTGCTCGACCTGCCTGCCAAGCAGATCACTGTCGGTTTTCGCATGACGCGACCGTGGCTGACTCGTAGCCTGTATGGCTGACAGGGCACCGTCTTCCCTGGGGAGGCGGCATCCTTTGCTTGAGATATAACGTGTTTCACGATGTCAGCTCTTTCGAACCGAACCGGCGCCCGTTAGACTAGACAGGTCGCTTTCTTCCGGGGAATGCACGAGCTGGTGTTAGCCAGAACGCACTTTCCTCAGATGTTTGCACGTCCCATGGCTTTTCTGCCAGACTGGGACGGTTGCTCGAGAGAGCGTGAAAGACGTATGTCGGTCCCCAAGGGTCGGCAGGAAAATAAAAAGGTTCACCGAAACCAACATAGGGCTGATTGTCGCGAGGTCTCTCGCGGTGAGACACTCCCGGATGCGGGTACAGGTGAACACTGCGGTTAAAGAGAGGTAGACGACGCCATGGCGGGACAGAAAATCCGCATCCGGCTCAAGTCATATGACCATGAGGTCATTGATAACGCGGCGAAGAAGCTCGTCGACGAAGTGACTCGTACCGGTGCACAGGTAGTTGGCCCGGTGCCGCTGCCCACCGAGAAGAACGTTTACTGTGTTATTCGTTCGCCCCACAAGTACAAGGACAGCCGCGATCACTTTGAGAAGCGTACGCATAAGCGGCTGATCGACATCATCGATCCCACGCCGAAGACCATCGATTCGCTCCAGCAGATCGACTTTTCAGGCGACGTTAGCGTCGAGATCAAGCTCTGAGGTTCATCATGTCCAACAAAACTGAAGCGGTTGCCGCTGCGCCCAAGGCGCTGCTAGGCACCAAGCTCGGCATGACTCAGGTCTGGGACGAGGCAGGCCGCCTGATCCCGGTCACTGTTGTGCGAGTAGGCACCAACGTTGTTACGCAGGTGCGCACCCCCGAAGTTGACGGTTACTCCGCCATTCAGCTCGCCGTAGGCGACAAGAAGCCGAAGAACGTCACACAGCCCATGCAGGGCCATTTTGCCGCTGCTGGCACCACCCCGAAGCGCTACCTGGCTGAGATTCGTACCTCGGCGGCTGGCGAGTTCGAGAAGGGCCAGGAGCTCAACGCTGACGTCTTCGCCGCTGGCGATTCCGTTGACGTTGTCGGTACCACCAAGGGTAAGGGCACCGCTGGTGTCATGAAGCGCCACGGCTTTGCCGGTGTAGGCGCCTCCCACGGTCAGCACCGTAACCACCGCAAGGCCGGTTCGATCGGTGGGGCTTCGACCCCGTCCCGTGTCTTCCGTGGCCTGCGTATGGCCGGTCGTATGGGCAATGCCCGTCGCACCGTCCAGAACCTCACCATCCAGTCGGTTGATCTCGAGAACGGCCTGCTCCTCGTAGCTGGCGCCGTCCCGGGCAACAAGGGTGGCCTCGTCGTAGTCCGCACCGCCACGAAGGGAGCCTAGTCATGGCAAACCTCACCGTCGACATTCTCGACGCCGCTGGCGCGAAGTCCGGTTCGTTCGATCTCCCCGCGGAGATCTTCGATGTCGAGCTGAACATCCCCCTGATTCACCAGGTTGTCGTCGCCCAGCAGGCAGCAGCCCGCCGCGGCACCGCCGCCACCAAGACCCGCGCGGCAGTGCGCGGTGGTGGTC
This genomic window contains:
- the rplC gene encoding 50S ribosomal protein L3, with the translated sequence MSNKTEAVAAAPKALLGTKLGMTQVWDEAGRLIPVTVVRVGTNVVTQVRTPEVDGYSAIQLAVGDKKPKNVTQPMQGHFAAAGTTPKRYLAEIRTSAAGEFEKGQELNADVFAAGDSVDVVGTTKGKGTAGVMKRHGFAGVGASHGQHRNHRKAGSIGGASTPSRVFRGLRMAGRMGNARRTVQNLTIQSVDLENGLLLVAGAVPGNKGGLVVVRTATKGA
- a CDS encoding MerR family transcriptional regulator; this encodes MKISELAQQAHVPVSAVKYYQREGLLPPADKTAPNQTDYTETHVRRVRLVRALLGVGGLTVAAAKEIIAALDTSPTFDVFGIAQYAMGVPKASGDEPSEKARQRILDLANKQGWDISEGNPGWAMAARALEGMWTIGVELDGDYLSAYASAASTVAAADLGALAKLSDPDRQIEVMVVGGVLGHPLLIGLRRLAQEDSGRKLFPCSE
- a CDS encoding NAD-dependent epimerase/dehydratase family protein, with product MGNQNHVVLGGNGVTGTETIKALGPRGVNAISVGRRSHPDRAVRSHIADVLDPDQAARALAGAEVAYLTVGLPYSAKSWQERWPLILGNTVDAATKTGTHLVYLDNVYAYGKVDGPMTEQVRIRPSSKKGQVRAEALGMLGSAARERGLSYSIARSSDFYGPGASMSVFNMFAIEPAAKGKKGSWIFNANVPHSLTYTPDTGQALATLGTDPRGRSGTWHIPTAPALTGRQCLEILTGPGVGTKVMSQMYMRIGGLFNEAARETLEMAYQYTCPHILDSHLFESTFGVAPTPIEEGIAQTLRAARAELRELDATSA
- the rpsJ gene encoding 30S ribosomal protein S10, with translation MAGQKIRIRLKSYDHEVIDNAAKKLVDEVTRTGAQVVGPVPLPTEKNVYCVIRSPHKYKDSRDHFEKRTHKRLIDIIDPTPKTIDSLQQIDFSGDVSVEIKL